One genomic region from Isachenkonia alkalipeptolytica encodes:
- a CDS encoding glycerol-3-phosphate responsive antiterminator, translating to MKENIYNHIESNPVIAAVQNIGDVDAAVNSNVGMIILMCADIMNAEEMVVKIRNSGKLAVIHMDFLDGIGRDQKAVEYVATTLKPDGIISTRNSHIKHAKQCGIFTIQRFFLIDNKSYETALVSVKANKPDMIEVMPGVMPTIIKRITKELSIPIIAGGLISTKQDIMEALEAGAIAASTGKARLWDL from the coding sequence ATGAAGGAGAACATCTACAATCACATCGAAAGTAATCCGGTAATCGCTGCGGTGCAAAATATCGGAGATGTGGACGCCGCCGTAAATTCCAACGTGGGCATGATTATTTTAATGTGCGCCGATATCATGAACGCGGAGGAGATGGTGGTAAAAATCCGAAACTCGGGGAAACTGGCCGTCATTCATATGGACTTTTTAGATGGGATCGGACGGGACCAGAAGGCTGTGGAATATGTGGCTACCACCCTGAAGCCCGATGGGATCATCAGTACCCGGAACAGTCATATTAAACACGCCAAACAGTGCGGCATCTTTACGATTCAACGTTTTTTTCTGATCGATAACAAATCCTATGAAACCGCTCTGGTCAGTGTGAAAGCCAATAAACCGGATATGATCGAGGTTATGCCCGGGGTGATGCCTACGATCATCAAGCGGATTACGAAGGAGCTATCCATACCGATCATCGCCGGAGGCTTAATCAGCACGAAACAGGACATCATGGAAGCTCTGGAGGCCGGCGCCATTGCCGCATCCACGGGGAAGGCCCGTCTGTGGGATTTATAG
- a CDS encoding HAD-IIA family hydrolase, which produces MTLQEKNLFLLDMDGTIYLGDELIDGAKEFLAALKSRGKDYVFLTNNSSKSAKAYVKKLRGLGIEATEDEVFTSGEATTLYLEKEKPGARVYLLGTEALEEEFIRAGFVIEKQRKKKVDYVVLGFDTTLTYEKIWGACEYIARGVDYIATHPDFVCPLPNNEFMPDAGAMAAMIEAATGKTPKVMGKPNKQVVESVALKFGREKEDMVMVGDRLYTDVQTGNNAGIASAIVFSGETKKEDYGASPIRATFAYPSVKEMMEGL; this is translated from the coding sequence GTGACCTTACAAGAGAAAAATCTGTTTCTTTTAGATATGGACGGAACCATTTATTTAGGGGATGAACTGATTGATGGGGCCAAGGAGTTTTTAGCCGCCTTAAAAAGCCGGGGCAAGGACTACGTTTTTCTGACCAATAATTCTTCCAAAAGTGCAAAAGCTTATGTAAAAAAGCTCAGGGGTCTGGGGATTGAAGCCACGGAGGATGAGGTCTTTACCTCCGGGGAAGCTACCACCCTGTATCTTGAAAAGGAAAAACCGGGAGCCAGGGTATACCTTCTGGGAACCGAGGCCCTGGAAGAGGAATTTATCCGGGCGGGATTTGTGATCGAAAAACAGCGAAAAAAGAAGGTGGACTACGTGGTTCTGGGCTTCGATACCACCCTGACCTATGAAAAGATCTGGGGCGCCTGCGAGTACATTGCCCGGGGCGTGGACTACATTGCCACCCATCCCGACTTTGTCTGCCCCCTGCCCAACAACGAGTTTATGCCCGATGCCGGGGCCATGGCGGCGATGATTGAGGCGGCCACGGGAAAGACCCCGAAGGTTATGGGAAAGCCCAACAAACAGGTAGTGGAGAGCGTCGCTCTAAAATTCGGTAGGGAGAAAGAGGATATGGTTATGGTGGGGGATCGATTATACACCGATGTTCAAACCGGTAACAACGCCGGCATCGCCTCGGCCATCGTTTTCTCCGGAGAGACGAAAAAGGAGGACTACGGAGCAAGCCCCATTCGGGCAACCTTCGCCTACCCCTCGGTAAAAGAAATGATGGAAGGTCTGTAA
- a CDS encoding glycerophosphodiester phosphodiesterase, producing MIIIGHRGAAGYAPENTLASMDLAYRQGCDGIEFDVQLTKDREVVVIHDWTVDRTTSGTGEVKNLTLQEIKELDAGNWFSPEFKGETVPTLKEVFRHFPKDLLLNMEIKIQGYDHRPIEREVFRVIEDCKRRENTLVSSFNNLRIKKFMEISGGMDSAMMFEGYLAELPETEYDGKHIKSFHPSKDYIDKDLVAAAKKRGLAVYSWTVNDLKHATRLQAIGVDGIITNYPSYMIRHLK from the coding sequence GTGATAATTATCGGGCATCGAGGCGCCGCGGGTTATGCCCCGGAAAACACCCTGGCCTCTATGGATCTTGCCTATCGGCAGGGATGTGATGGAATTGAATTTGATGTGCAGCTAACGAAGGACCGGGAGGTTGTGGTAATCCATGACTGGACCGTTGACCGGACTACCAGCGGAACCGGAGAGGTAAAGAACCTTACGTTGCAGGAGATTAAAGAGCTTGATGCAGGAAACTGGTTCTCCCCGGAGTTTAAAGGGGAAACGGTCCCCACCCTGAAGGAGGTTTTCCGGCACTTTCCCAAGGACTTACTGCTGAACATGGAGATAAAAATTCAAGGCTATGATCATCGGCCGATAGAAAGGGAAGTGTTTCGGGTAATTGAGGATTGTAAGCGCAGGGAGAACACCCTGGTTTCCTCCTTTAACAATCTTCGTATCAAAAAGTTTATGGAGATCAGTGGCGGGATGGACTCGGCTATGATGTTCGAGGGATACCTTGCGGAACTCCCCGAAACAGAGTATGATGGAAAGCACATAAAGAGTTTTCATCCGTCCAAGGATTATATTGATAAAGACCTTGTGGCCGCCGCGAAAAAAAGGGGATTAGCGGTGTATTCCTGGACAGTAAATGACCTGAAACATGCTACGCGTCTACAGGCAATAGGGGTTGACGGAATTATCACCAATTATCCCTCGTATATGATTAGGCATCTGAAATAA
- a CDS encoding TRAP transporter large permease, whose amino-acid sequence MSYLPVAVVFLLYFTGIPIAFALLAAALSYFVFMNTGSPPDLILQNFITSTASFPLLAIPFFIMAGTIMNYSGISSKLMKMADVLTGHLTGGLAQVNVVLSTLMGGISGSANADAAMQSKIMVPEMEKRGFSRSFSAAITAASSSIAPVIPPGINLIIYALIANVSVGRMFVAGYVPALIMMAALMLTVGIISKRRNYKPSRAKRATLLEILKQFVESIWALFLPFGIIAGLRIGMFTPTEAGAIAVLFCTLVGFFIYKELKIKHFPQIIKDTVYGTSSVMLIIVAASVFGYYMSWEQIPQAISSGLLDITQNKILMLMVINVLLLFLGMFLEGGAALIILAPLLVPVVVPMGVDPIHFGVIVIVNIMIGGITPPFGSMMFTTCSITNIPLLDFIREIYPFIIALIIALIIVTYWPGLIMFLPNLVY is encoded by the coding sequence ATGTCTTATTTACCAGTGGCAGTAGTTTTTTTATTATACTTTACCGGCATACCCATTGCCTTCGCATTACTGGCTGCGGCGCTTAGCTACTTTGTGTTTATGAACACAGGGAGTCCGCCGGATCTGATTTTACAGAACTTTATCACCAGCACGGCTTCCTTTCCCCTGTTGGCCATTCCCTTTTTCATTATGGCGGGAACGATTATGAATTACTCGGGGATCAGTTCCAAACTGATGAAGATGGCGGATGTGTTAACCGGTCATCTTACCGGAGGCTTGGCCCAGGTAAACGTGGTACTCTCCACCTTAATGGGAGGAATTTCCGGATCCGCCAATGCGGATGCGGCCATGCAGTCAAAGATTATGGTGCCGGAAATGGAGAAAAGAGGTTTTAGCCGGTCTTTTTCCGCGGCGATCACCGCAGCTTCTTCCTCCATCGCACCGGTGATTCCCCCGGGAATCAACCTGATTATTTATGCTCTGATTGCCAATGTAAGTGTGGGTAGAATGTTTGTTGCGGGCTACGTTCCCGCGCTGATTATGATGGCAGCATTAATGCTCACCGTTGGCATTATATCGAAACGAAGAAATTATAAACCCTCCCGGGCAAAGCGGGCAACCCTCCTAGAGATTTTAAAGCAGTTCGTGGAATCGATCTGGGCCTTGTTTTTGCCCTTCGGAATCATTGCAGGGCTTCGAATCGGCATGTTCACCCCCACAGAAGCCGGAGCCATTGCGGTGCTTTTCTGTACTTTGGTGGGCTTTTTCATCTATAAGGAGTTGAAAATCAAGCATTTTCCCCAAATCATTAAGGACACCGTGTATGGAACCAGTTCCGTAATGCTGATTATTGTAGCGGCTTCGGTCTTCGGTTATTATATGAGTTGGGAGCAAATTCCCCAGGCCATATCTTCCGGTCTCTTAGATATTACCCAGAACAAAATTTTGATGCTGATGGTTATTAATGTGTTGCTGCTCTTCCTGGGAATGTTCCTGGAAGGGGGCGCCGCCTTAATTATCTTAGCGCCGTTATTGGTACCCGTCGTGGTGCCCATGGGCGTAGATCCCATTCACTTTGGGGTTATCGTCATCGTAAATATTATGATCGGCGGGATCACCCCTCCCTTCGGGTCCATGATGTTTACCACCTGTAGCATAACCAACATTCCTTTGCTGGATTTTATAAGGGAAATTTACCCCTTTATTATTGCTTTGATCATCGCTTTGATTATTGTGACCTACTGGCCGGGGCTGATAATGTTCTTGCCAAACCTGGTTTACTAA
- a CDS encoding TRAP transporter small permease codes for MKKFIRNFEEIVSGTFISITILIVISRVIMRYFFNTGFYWAEEVATYSFVWSVFIGASACYKHNMHIGIDLLTKVAPMKVKKYVRSFVNLMMLIINGYITLLSLTFVQESFGKPTPVLGISSAYVSSAVLVGFGLMTIHSLIFLVSNIKMVMKKEEVSKDLEQIESVDLK; via the coding sequence TTGAAAAAGTTTATTAGAAATTTTGAAGAAATTGTAAGCGGAACCTTTATTAGTATTACCATTTTAATCGTTATTTCGAGAGTGATTATGCGGTACTTTTTTAACACCGGATTTTACTGGGCGGAGGAAGTGGCTACATATAGTTTTGTATGGAGTGTCTTTATCGGAGCCAGTGCCTGTTATAAACACAATATGCATATCGGGATCGATCTTTTAACCAAGGTGGCCCCGATGAAAGTTAAAAAATATGTTCGATCCTTTGTGAATCTTATGATGTTGATAATAAACGGGTACATTACCCTTTTATCCTTGACTTTCGTTCAGGAATCCTTCGGAAAGCCCACCCCGGTGCTGGGAATTTCTTCGGCCTATGTCAGCAGTGCGGTATTAGTAGGCTTTGGGCTTATGACCATCCATTCCCTTATATTTTTGGTATCGAATATCAAGATGGTGATGAAGAAGGAGGAAGTTAGCAAAGACTTGGAGCAAATAGAGAGTGTTGATCTGAAATGA
- a CDS encoding C4-dicarboxylate TRAP transporter substrate-binding protein — protein MKKRNKKVLAGIVVMIVAMLAFVGCGDDETAEAEDFELTLRLSHVFSPEEQLTKSMDLVADRIREETDGAIDIQTFPQGQIAVYKDGVEQVVRGADFISVEDPSYIGDYVPDFTAMVGPMLYNSYDEYVQMTDTELVADMKEKAEEEGIKILSLDYVFGFRNVITDEVIETPEDLEGLRIRVPGSQLFVDTLNAMGAIADPLPWGETISAMQQGVVDGIEGSEFTNIGNSIYEVKQNVALTRHFLGAAGVYISTDVWDSIPEEYQVIIQEEFDYGAVEMVEILENEHADVVAELEGHGVEFNEVDTEAFVEATAHIYDEFPGLTPGIFDMLQEELEEIRQGN, from the coding sequence ATGAAAAAACGGAACAAGAAAGTTTTGGCAGGAATTGTAGTAATGATCGTTGCAATGCTAGCTTTTGTAGGGTGTGGCGACGATGAAACCGCCGAGGCGGAAGATTTTGAACTGACCTTACGACTGAGTCACGTATTTTCCCCGGAAGAACAGTTAACGAAATCCATGGATTTAGTAGCGGACCGAATTCGGGAGGAAACCGATGGAGCCATTGACATCCAAACCTTCCCTCAAGGTCAAATTGCGGTGTACAAAGACGGCGTTGAGCAGGTGGTTCGTGGAGCGGACTTTATTTCCGTAGAGGACCCTTCCTACATCGGAGATTATGTACCGGACTTTACCGCTATGGTAGGGCCTATGCTTTATAACTCCTATGATGAGTATGTGCAGATGACGGATACCGAACTGGTAGCGGATATGAAGGAAAAAGCGGAGGAAGAGGGCATTAAAATTCTTTCCTTGGACTATGTATTCGGATTTAGAAACGTTATTACCGACGAAGTAATTGAAACCCCGGAAGACTTGGAAGGACTTCGAATTCGAGTGCCGGGAAGTCAACTGTTCGTAGATACCTTAAACGCCATGGGGGCGATTGCAGATCCTCTGCCTTGGGGAGAGACCATCTCTGCTATGCAGCAAGGGGTTGTAGACGGTATTGAAGGATCGGAATTTACCAATATCGGAAACAGCATTTACGAAGTGAAACAAAACGTGGCCTTAACCCGACACTTTTTAGGTGCCGCCGGCGTATACATCTCTACAGATGTGTGGGACAGCATTCCTGAAGAATACCAGGTAATTATTCAAGAGGAATTTGATTACGGTGCGGTTGAAATGGTGGAGATCCTTGAAAATGAGCACGCGGATGTGGTAGCGGAGCTTGAGGGTCATGGTGTGGAGTTTAATGAAGTGGATACGGAAGCCTTTGTAGAGGCGACGGCTCATATCTACGATGAGTTTCCGGGACTTACACCGGGAATCTTTGATATGCTTCAAGAGGAATTAGAAGAGATTCGACAGGGTAACTAA
- a CDS encoding bifunctional diguanylate cyclase/phosphodiesterase, whose protein sequence is MIKWKTAKGSLKSAGIKHNKPRGEGRKVVDTLKKQWVKDYHAFKMMLEGAKDGLWFWDLKKDIYQVTFQDMEIIPKEIKLGEESVDSWKDLIHPEDIALVNENIESFLKHGEGIYENTFRIKGKNDKYHWIYSRGVGKTDEEGNIIQLAGSHTDITQQVELNDKLFKMAYYDALTELPNGQKARNHFTDIINGYESWEETSLAFIYVDIDHFSYINNTRGYEEGNQVLREMADFLRVVLGSKVFVARVSADEFVIILENYWNEAVLREKIQRYIKTFGKTKFGRAKDLSLTCTVGVAIYPKNGMDYDSLIQRANIALYSAKKNGKNQCMFYKEEMSEKAYRLIDQMQQIKKGIENEEFHMVYQPIVEVPQGMIQGLEALIRWNHPFRGFVSPGEFIPVAEESKQIVAIERWILEEVHRQCAQWKKEEVMPEFISINLSGRGLIEINLIETLRDLGRRYEIFPEEIELEITETAVMNCMNRAVEVLEQLKALGYRLALDDFGTGYSSLNYLNQLPFDRVKLDRSFINDIDCSERQQFIVKAIITLCHNLETEVIAEGVERETQQVILEKMHCNYIQGYLHGRPEKSIRGRRYLSHTSLSTTQ, encoded by the coding sequence GTGATAAAATGGAAAACTGCAAAAGGTTCCTTGAAATCAGCCGGTATAAAACACAATAAGCCCCGGGGCGAAGGCAGAAAGGTCGTAGATACTTTGAAAAAACAATGGGTAAAGGATTACCATGCATTTAAGATGATGCTAGAAGGAGCCAAGGATGGCTTATGGTTTTGGGATTTGAAAAAAGATATTTACCAGGTGACGTTTCAGGATATGGAAATCATCCCTAAGGAAATCAAGCTGGGGGAGGAGTCTGTGGACAGTTGGAAGGATTTAATACATCCCGAGGACATTGCCTTGGTAAATGAAAATATTGAAAGCTTTTTAAAACACGGCGAGGGGATTTATGAGAACACCTTCCGGATAAAGGGAAAGAATGATAAATACCACTGGATTTACAGCCGGGGGGTGGGAAAAACCGACGAAGAGGGGAACATTATCCAACTGGCAGGATCCCATACGGATATCACCCAGCAGGTGGAGCTGAATGATAAGCTCTTTAAAATGGCTTATTACGATGCCTTAACAGAACTCCCCAATGGACAGAAGGCGAGAAACCATTTTACCGACATCATAAACGGCTACGAAAGTTGGGAGGAAACCTCCCTTGCATTTATCTATGTGGATATCGATCATTTCAGCTACATTAACAACACCCGAGGCTATGAAGAGGGCAATCAAGTGCTTCGGGAGATGGCGGATTTTCTTCGGGTAGTGCTGGGGTCTAAAGTATTTGTAGCCCGGGTCAGTGCCGATGAATTTGTTATCATTCTGGAAAATTACTGGAATGAGGCTGTTCTTCGGGAAAAAATTCAAAGGTATATTAAAACCTTCGGAAAGACCAAGTTCGGAAGAGCAAAGGATCTGTCCCTGACCTGCACGGTGGGGGTGGCCATTTATCCGAAGAATGGTATGGATTATGATTCCTTAATTCAGCGGGCCAACATTGCCCTTTATAGTGCGAAGAAAAACGGCAAAAATCAATGCATGTTTTATAAGGAAGAGATGAGCGAAAAGGCTTACCGCTTGATTGATCAGATGCAGCAGATCAAAAAAGGGATTGAGAACGAGGAGTTTCATATGGTCTATCAGCCCATTGTGGAGGTTCCTCAGGGTATGATTCAAGGCCTAGAGGCCCTCATTCGATGGAACCATCCCTTTCGGGGCTTTGTGTCCCCGGGAGAGTTCATTCCTGTGGCCGAGGAGTCAAAGCAAATTGTGGCTATTGAACGCTGGATATTAGAGGAGGTCCACCGGCAATGCGCTCAGTGGAAAAAGGAAGAAGTGATGCCGGAGTTTATCTCCATTAACCTTTCTGGACGGGGATTGATCGAAATCAACCTGATTGAGACCCTGAGGGATTTGGGTCGGCGCTACGAAATTTTCCCCGAGGAAATCGAGTTAGAAATCACGGAAACCGCGGTGATGAACTGCATGAATCGGGCGGTGGAAGTGTTAGAGCAACTAAAAGCCCTCGGATATCGCCTGGCCTTAGACGATTTCGGCACCGGCTACTCCTCCCTAAACTATCTGAATCAGCTTCCCTTTGATCGGGTAAAGCTAGACCGAAGTTTTATCAACGACATCGACTGCAGCGAACGGCAGCAGTTTATCGTAAAGGCCATCATCACCCTCTGCCATAACCTGGAAACCGAGGTTATCGCCGAAGGGGTGGAACGGGAAACCCAGCAGGTGATCCTCGAAAAAATGCATTGCAACTACATCCAGGGCTACCTCCACGGCCGTCCAGAGAAAAGCATAAGGGGACGGAGGTATTTGAGTCACACCTCATTGTCTACAACCCAGTAA
- a CDS encoding cytochrome b5 domain-containing protein — protein sequence MKKRRIIVLLLVLMMVLVLSACGNGDNGGYGYENGEENGAEENGAEEPGEDEAVEDEAAEEDLPVMTLEELSDNDGRDGANAYVLVEGIVYDVTDSPRWEGGNHNGNQAGQDLTDEILGDSPHGRSVLDRFEAIGRIEE from the coding sequence ATGAAAAAAAGAAGGATCATTGTTTTATTATTGGTACTAATGATGGTATTGGTATTATCTGCTTGCGGAAATGGTGATAACGGTGGGTATGGATATGAGAACGGAGAAGAAAACGGTGCAGAAGAAAACGGTGCAGAAGAACCCGGTGAGGATGAAGCTGTGGAGGATGAGGCCGCGGAAGAAGACCTTCCAGTGATGACCCTGGAAGAGCTGTCGGATAATGACGGTCGGGACGGCGCTAATGCCTATGTTTTGGTAGAGGGCATCGTGTACGATGTTACGGATTCCCCTCGATGGGAGGGAGGAAATCATAACGGCAACCAGGCGGGTCAAGACTTAACTGATGAGATATTGGGTGACTCTCCCCATGGTAGAAGTGTGCTGGATCGTTTTGAAGCCATCGGAAGAATTGAAGAGTAG